Proteins encoded together in one Lathyrus oleraceus cultivar Zhongwan6 chromosome 5, CAAS_Psat_ZW6_1.0, whole genome shotgun sequence window:
- the LOC127083330 gene encoding uncharacterized protein LOC127083330: MKSLLQTQPLTILISFCAISFFILISILFFTPSKIPILDVGSSLQQTTDSDPTDVNHLVFGIASTGKSWADRKKYVKLWWNKIIKGCVFVDNLPPEQNDSDDSVPPLCVSEDTSKFLYTCKGGLRSAIRVARIVKEIVGLNNHSNVRWYVFGDDDTVFFPENLVKTLSKYDHRLWYYVGAYSENYEGSYVFGFGMAFGGGGFAISASLANVLYEVFDSCIERYSHLYGSDARVFSCISELGVGLTYEPGFHQVDLSGNIFGLLASHPLSLLLSLHHLDLVEPIFPQMTTSKSLQHLFEAANVDSLRILQQTVCYDKQFSRTISVSWGYAVQIFQYNELLPNILRVRETFRPWRENLPFAGVYTFSTTKIQKDSCERPTIFYLDNVSSGKDGIVSNYTKSFRNCSKDNTSLKNLEVIKVVTKKLDLNTKQVQTLRRQCCDVLHSNSSQLMEIAIRECRYEELIYMH, translated from the exons ATGAAATCGTTACTCCAAACTCAACCTTTAACCATATTAATTTCATTCTGTGCAATTTCATTCTTTATATTGATTTCCATACTGTTTTTTACCCCATCAAAGATACCAATACTAGACGTTGGTAGTTCTTTACAACAAACTACTGATTCTGATCCAACCGATGTTAATCATCTTGTATTTGGAATCGCTTCAACTGGAAAATCATGGGCTGATAGGAAAAAATATGTCAAACTTTGGTGGAACAAAATTattaagggttgtgtttttgtGGATAATCTTCCGCCTGAACAAAATGACAGTGATGATTCTGTTCCTCCACTTTGTGTCTCCGAAGACACTTCAAAGTTTCTTTACACTTGTAAAGGTGGTTTAAGATCAGCGATTCGCGTGGCGCGTATTGTGAAAGAGATTGTTGGATTGAATAATCATTCAAATGTTAGGTGGTATGTGTTTGGTGATGACGACACAGTTTTCTTTCCTGAGAATCTTGTTAAGACTCTTTCTAAATATGATCATAGGCTTTGGTACTATGTTGGTGCTTACTCTGAGAATTATGAAGGGTCTTATGTTTTTGGTTTTGGAATGGCTTTTGGTGGAGGTGGTTTTGCTATAAGTGCTTCTTTAGCAAATGTTTTATATGAAGTTTTTGATTCTTGTATTGAAAGATACTCTCATCTTTATGGAAGTGATGCTAGGGTGTTCTCTTGCATATCAGAACTTGGTGTTGGATTAACATATGAACCTGGTTTTCATCAG GTTGATTTAAGCGGAAACATCTTTGGATTATTGGCTTCACATCCATTAAGTCTCTTGTTATCCTTACATCATCTTGATCTGGTTGAACCAATCTTTCCACAAATGACAACTTCAAAATCACTGCAACATTTATTTGAAGCTGCAAATGTTGATTCACTGAGGATCCTACAACAAACAGTTTGTTACGATAAACAATTTTCGCGGACGATTTCAGTATCATGGGGCTATGCTGTTCAAATCTTCCAATACAATGAACTTTTACCGAATATTCTGAGAGTTCGAGAAACATTCAGACCATGGAGGGAAAACTTGCCTTTTGCCGGAGTATATACATTTAGTACAACAAAAATTCAGAAAGACTCGTGCGAAAGACCTACGATTTTCTATTTAGACAATGTGTCTTCGGGTAAAGATGGTATTGTTAGCAACTATACTAAATCTTTTCGAAACTGTTCCAAAGATAACACATCATTGAAGAATCTCGAGGTGATTAAAGTCGTCACGAAAAAGTTAGACCTTAACACCAAACAG GTGCAAACTCTAAGAAGACAGTGTTGTGATGTGTTGCACTCAAACTCTAGTCAACTCATGGAAATTGCAATTCGAGAGTGCAGATATGAAGAATTGATTTATATGCATTGA
- the LOC127083332 gene encoding uncharacterized protein LOC127083332, with protein sequence MKSLLKTKPFTKLITVSSSFCAISLFMFIAILYFTLSEIVIPNVRSSSTQAAESDPTDVNHLVFGIASTGKSWPKRKDYVKLWWNKNIKGCVFVDNLPPEQNDSDDFAPPLCVSEDTSKFLYTYKRGLRSAIRVARVVKEIVGLNNHSNVRWYVFGDDDTVFFPENLVKTLSKYDHRLWYYVGAYSENYEGSYAFGFGMAFGGGGFAISASLANVLYEVFDSCIERYSHLYGSDARVFSCISELGVGLTYEPGFHQVDLSGNIFGLLAAHPLSLLLSLHHLDLVEPIFPQMTTSKSVQHLFEAASVDSQRILQRTVCYDKQSSRTISVSWGYAVQIFQNNELLPDILRVQETFKPWRKNLPYAGIYTFSTTRIHPDPCERPAIFYLNNVSSDKDSIISNYTKSFRDCSNDTISLKNLEVVKVVAKKLELDTKQLQSPRRQCCDVLQSNSGQVMEISIRECKYEELIYMH encoded by the exons ATGAAATCATTACTCAAAACCAAACCTTTCACCAAACTAATTACAGTCTCATCTTCATTCTGTGCAATTTCTCTCTTTATGTTTATTGCCATATTATACTTTACATTATCAGAGATAGTAATACCAAACGTACGTAGTTCTTCGACTCAAGCTGCCGAATCTGATCCAACCGATGTTAATCATCTTGTATTTGGAATCGCTTCAACTGGAAAATCATGGCCTAAAAGGAAAGACTATGTCAAACTTTGGTGGAACAAAAATattaagggttgtgtttttgtGGATAATCTTCCACCTGAACAAAATGACAGTGATGATTTTGCTCCTCCTCTTTGTGTCTCTGAAGACACTTCAAAGTTTCTTTACACTTACAAACGTGGTTTAAGATCAGCGATTCGCGTGGCGCGTGTTGTGAAAGAGATTGTTGGATTGAATAATCATTCAAATGTTAGGTGGTATGTGTTTGGTGATGACGACACAGTTTTCTTTCCTGAGAATCTTGTTAAGACTCTTTCTAAATATGATCATAGGCTTTGGTACTATGTTGGTGCTTACTCTGAGAATTATGAAGGGTCTTATGCTTTTGGTTTTGGAATGGCTTTTGGTGGAGGTGGTTTTGCTATAAGTGCTTCTTTAGCAAATGTTTTATATGAAGTTTTTGATTCTTGTATTGAAAGATACTCTCATCTTTATGGAAGTGATGCTAGGGTGTTCTCTTGCATATCAGAACTTGGTGTTGGATTAACATATGAACCTGGTTTTCATCAG GTTGATTTAAGCGGAAACATCTTTGGATTATTGGCTGCACATCCATTAAGTCTCTTGTTATCCTTACATCATCTTGATCTTGTTGAACCAATCTTTCCACAAATGACAACTTCAAAATCAGTGCAACATTTATTCGAGGCTGCAAGTGTTGATTCACAGAGGATCCTACAACGAACAGTTTGTTACGATAAACAATCTTCGCGGACGATTTCAGTATCATGGGGCTATGCTGTTCAAATATTCCAAAACAATGAACTTTTACCAGATATTCTGAGAGTTCAGGAAACATTCAAACCATGGAGGAAAAATTTACCTTATGCTGGAATATATACATTTAGTACAACAAGAATCCATCCGGATCCTTGTGAAAGACCTGCAATTTTCTATCTAAACAATGTATCTTCTGATAAAGACTCTATCATTAGCAACTATACGAAATCTTTTCGAGACTGTTCCAACGATACGATATCACTGAAGAATTTGGAGGTGGTTAAAGTCGTCGCAAAAAAGTTAGAGCTTGACACTAAACAG TTGCAGAGTCCAAGAAGGCAGTGTTGTGATGTGTTGCAGTCTAACTCTGGTCAAGTAATGGAAATTTCAATAAGAGAATGCAAATATGAAGAATTGATTTATATGCATTGA